In one window of Pseudoalteromonas xiamenensis DNA:
- a CDS encoding cyanophycinase, whose protein sequence is MDESFSNRVKPHINGGDVVVLRTSGTDAYNDYLLPLTGADSVETLIVDTISKANSDYVDWAIRSAEFVFIAGGDQSDYLNQWLGTKVQSALSHVYEKHGIIGGTSAGNAIQGQYIYDPDGLLGAISEEVVTDFCHETIHLSSNFLATPILQGVITDTHFSERDRMGRMASFFAHISSQKYAIGVSEHTAMFAVENGDSVIDGTGHVYVLAKDAQTQFQQTACGKPLIIRDLLNYRLQSGDQFNLSTGATNVLPSRLSIDGNKAQFYSPTNPY, encoded by the coding sequence GTGGATGAGTCCTTTTCAAATCGAGTCAAACCACACATCAATGGAGGTGATGTTGTCGTGCTACGCACGTCAGGTACAGATGCTTATAACGACTATCTATTGCCTTTGACTGGTGCTGATTCAGTTGAAACGCTTATTGTTGATACAATCAGTAAAGCAAATTCTGATTACGTTGATTGGGCAATTCGCTCTGCAGAATTCGTTTTTATCGCAGGTGGTGATCAATCCGATTACCTCAATCAATGGCTAGGCACAAAAGTACAAAGTGCGCTTTCACATGTTTATGAGAAGCATGGGATCATCGGTGGGACTTCGGCAGGAAATGCAATCCAAGGCCAATATATCTATGACCCCGATGGTTTATTGGGTGCAATAAGCGAAGAAGTCGTCACCGATTTTTGCCACGAAACAATTCATCTTTCCAGCAACTTTTTAGCAACGCCAATCCTGCAAGGTGTAATCACCGACACCCATTTTAGCGAACGCGACAGAATGGGCAGAATGGCCTCATTCTTTGCACACATCAGTTCTCAAAAGTACGCTATCGGCGTTTCTGAGCACACCGCGATGTTCGCAGTGGAAAATGGGGATTCTGTAATCGATGGCACTGGTCACGTTTATGTACTTGCAAAAGATGCGCAAACCCAGTTTCAACAAACAGCCTGCGGAAAACCGCTCATCATAAGAGATTTACTTAACTACCGATTACAATCTGGCGACCAATTCAACCTATCAACGGGTGCGACAAATGTTCTACCGAGTCGATTAAGTATTGATGGCAACAAAGCACAGTTTTACAGCCCAACCAATCCCTATTAG
- a CDS encoding cyanophycinase encodes MNTFSLRYITPCFFVVFYSSISQAQELILIGGALKTCSSFSPDYCLESTTFPNDARSTTLFEINQQSLNRLAQRWPQDNRSPELLSVLKALEIADSAKRYRYTDLVRLLDTETLNLKETLSSKEWAVLLDTLEVSPLAANGQRQQEIVRAKQTDIAGSKAILDYVSNTIRATPTKHYLAITASSRDPYEASDFYANLFDEYGLSGQWLALTPALARAVSSGKCDSLPELRKQMTQSETRERVYPERTRQEQLLCSKGISALIAKIKSVDTVIFNGGDQSLTKQVMYDPSGQAYPWLEALQSRPVIIGTSAGTAIQSGGVNHFGQVPMITNGTSQSALEFGAFEQAPPDSDCAEFNKCKDDKANRLTFDSVGGLGTFPYGILDTHFSERSRTFRLATLLNKTGQKLGFGVDETTALITKKLNDAVSFDVLGEHGVVLLEQLTPNRFRYHYLQPHDKAILNKQGELNVTLAKAVNDAKAHSEFNADINAIFSKNGFKNVVQNSCRSMESKLVYPLSLKEKKQLSILKKTDSKCISAPNGFYSIKNMIFDLDKQITREFQGEYFE; translated from the coding sequence ATGAATACATTTTCCCTTCGTTATATTACGCCCTGCTTTTTTGTTGTGTTTTACTCAAGTATCTCTCAAGCGCAAGAACTCATATTAATTGGTGGCGCGCTTAAAACTTGCTCGAGCTTCAGCCCGGACTATTGCCTCGAATCAACTACTTTTCCAAATGACGCACGATCAACAACCTTATTTGAAATTAACCAACAATCACTCAACCGACTCGCACAGCGTTGGCCACAGGATAACCGAAGCCCAGAACTCCTTTCTGTACTGAAAGCACTGGAAATCGCTGACTCAGCCAAGCGCTATCGCTATACCGATCTCGTTAGGCTTTTAGACACCGAGACACTAAATTTAAAAGAGACTTTGTCTTCCAAAGAATGGGCTGTCTTACTGGACACGCTGGAGGTCTCTCCTTTAGCCGCGAATGGACAACGACAACAAGAAATCGTGCGAGCAAAGCAAACCGATATCGCTGGCAGTAAAGCAATTCTCGACTACGTATCAAACACGATACGTGCAACACCTACCAAGCACTATCTTGCAATTACCGCATCGTCAAGGGACCCCTATGAAGCCTCGGATTTCTATGCCAACTTGTTTGACGAATATGGTTTATCTGGCCAATGGCTTGCGTTAACACCAGCACTAGCAAGGGCCGTAAGCAGCGGTAAATGTGATTCGCTGCCAGAACTGCGCAAACAAATGACCCAAAGTGAAACTAGAGAACGTGTTTACCCAGAACGAACTCGGCAAGAGCAACTGTTGTGCTCGAAAGGCATTAGTGCTCTGATTGCAAAGATTAAATCAGTGGACACCGTGATCTTTAACGGAGGCGATCAATCCCTGACAAAACAGGTAATGTATGACCCTTCTGGGCAGGCATACCCTTGGCTAGAAGCGCTTCAATCAAGACCCGTGATTATTGGAACAAGCGCTGGTACCGCAATACAATCTGGTGGCGTGAATCACTTTGGTCAAGTTCCGATGATCACCAATGGCACAAGCCAATCGGCTCTCGAATTCGGGGCGTTTGAACAAGCGCCACCGGACTCTGACTGCGCTGAGTTCAATAAATGTAAGGATGATAAAGCAAACCGATTGACGTTCGACAGCGTTGGTGGTCTTGGCACTTTTCCCTACGGTATATTGGACACGCACTTTAGCGAGCGTAGCCGCACGTTTCGACTTGCGACATTACTGAATAAAACCGGGCAAAAACTCGGTTTCGGCGTCGATGAAACAACAGCCTTGATTACAAAGAAACTGAATGATGCTGTGTCCTTCGACGTTCTGGGCGAACATGGTGTTGTGCTCCTTGAACAACTCACACCTAATCGCTTCCGATATCATTACTTACAACCCCACGATAAAGCGATACTCAATAAACAAGGCGAATTGAATGTTACCCTTGCGAAAGCTGTGAATGATGCAAAAGCACACAGTGAGTTTAACGCCGATATTAATGCGATTTTTTCAAAAAATGGGTTCAAAAACGTAGTTCAAAATAGCTGTCGCAGTATGGAATCAAAACTTGTCTATCCATTATCACTAAAAGAGAAAAAGCAGCTTAGCATATTGAAAAAAACGGATAGCAAATGTATTTCTGCTCCTAATGGTTTTTACTCCATAAAGAATATGATTTTCGATTTAGATAAACAAATAACACGTGAATTTCAAGGCGAATATTTTGAATAA
- a CDS encoding PPC domain-containing protein yields the protein MKTTVFAASLCAMLASVPTYACLTAEIENNDIESTANQGLCSGVLVQGSINSRQDVDWYTFNATSNGNITLSLSHAQSDDFDWSLFRTTGSAVLSGATSANPEIGNYQGESGEYFVKVTRYSGTGWYDLTIDYPEDRTTPPALCEYGARPTKPGALKSFIVGSDNDVCPTLSSSAGVLLMGGGRMWMSPFQIESNHTSMEVMLSCYARQVQMLITTIYCL from the coding sequence ATGAAAACAACTGTTTTCGCGGCATCGCTGTGCGCAATGCTTGCGTCTGTACCAACTTATGCCTGTTTAACCGCAGAAATCGAAAACAATGATATTGAATCTACAGCCAACCAAGGCTTGTGCTCCGGCGTTTTAGTTCAAGGTTCAATTAACTCACGCCAAGACGTTGATTGGTATACCTTTAACGCGACGAGTAATGGCAACATTACGCTTTCACTTTCTCATGCTCAGTCAGACGACTTTGATTGGAGTCTGTTCAGAACAACGGGTAGTGCAGTACTTTCTGGCGCAACAAGTGCCAATCCAGAAATAGGCAACTATCAGGGCGAAAGCGGTGAATACTTTGTCAAGGTAACTAGGTACAGTGGCACAGGTTGGTATGATTTAACGATCGATTATCCAGAAGACCGCACCACACCACCAGCATTGTGTGAATATGGAGCAAGGCCAACTAAACCGGGGGCATTAAAATCTTTTATCGTTGGTTCCGATAATGATGTGTGTCCGACTCTTAGTAGCAGCGCTGGCGTGCTTCTAATGGGGGGGGGACGGATGTGGATGAGTCCTTTTCAAATCGAGTCAAACCACACATCAATGGAGGTGATGTTGTCGTGCTACGCACGTCAGGTACAGATGCTTATAACGACTATCTATTGCCTTTGA